From one Streptomyces sp. SCSIO 30461 genomic stretch:
- a CDS encoding site-2 protease family protein gives MATAATRSSDRRISPVFLGITAIMAVTGWAVWTGFAPNAGLAVFLFVTSAWIVSLCLHEYAHARTALHSGDLTIEAKGYLTLDPLKYTHALLSIVLPVIFVIMGGIGLPGGAVFIERHRIRGRWRHSLISAAGPLTNILFAVVCTAPFWLGALDGVPMAFRFALGFLALLQVTAAILNFLPVPGLDGYGVIEPWLPHGVRRQVEPFAPFGLLAVFGVLFIPAVNEAFFDAIYTVLRALGVSDVESYCGRDLYRFWTERNPVCETLTGG, from the coding sequence ATGGCCACCGCCGCGACCCGCAGCAGCGATCGCCGTATCTCGCCCGTCTTCCTCGGAATCACCGCGATCATGGCGGTCACCGGATGGGCCGTGTGGACCGGCTTCGCACCCAACGCCGGGCTCGCGGTGTTCCTCTTCGTGACCTCGGCGTGGATCGTCTCGCTGTGCCTGCACGAGTACGCGCACGCCCGCACGGCGCTGCACAGCGGCGATCTCACCATCGAGGCCAAGGGCTATCTGACGCTCGACCCGCTCAAGTACACGCACGCCCTGCTGAGCATCGTGCTCCCGGTGATCTTCGTGATCATGGGCGGGATCGGCCTGCCGGGCGGCGCGGTGTTCATCGAGCGGCACCGCATCCGGGGCCGCTGGAGGCACAGCCTGATCTCGGCGGCGGGACCGCTGACGAACATCCTGTTCGCCGTCGTGTGCACGGCACCGTTCTGGCTGGGCGCACTCGACGGGGTGCCGATGGCGTTCCGCTTCGCGCTGGGCTTCCTCGCGCTGCTCCAGGTGACCGCGGCGATCCTGAACTTCCTGCCGGTCCCGGGGCTCGACGGCTACGGGGTGATCGAGCCCTGGCTGCCGCACGGCGTCCGGCGCCAGGTGGAGCCGTTCGCCCCGTTCGGTCTGCTGGCGGTGTTCGGCGTCCTCTTCATCCCGGCGGTGAACGAGGCCTTCTTCGACGCGATCTACACGGTGCTGCGCGCTCTCGGGGTGTCCGATGTGGAGTCGTACTGCGGGCGGGACCTCTACCGCTTCTGGACCGAGCGGAACCCGGTCTGCGAGACGCTCACCGGCGGGTGA
- the npdG gene encoding NADPH-dependent F420 reductase → MTSQDNAAAPKPASKGPWELPDVSGLVVGVLGGTGDQGRGLAYRLARVGQKVIIGSRAAERAENAAAELGLGIEGADNAECARRSDVVIVAVPWDGHAKTLESLREVLAGKLVIDCVNPLGFDKRGAYALKPEEGSAAEQAAALLPDSRVTAAFHHLSAVLLQDESIEEIDTDVMVLGESRADTDLVQALAARVPGMRGVFAGRLRNAHQVESLVANLISVNRRYKAHAGLRVTDV, encoded by the coding sequence ATGACTTCTCAAGACAACGCCGCCGCCCCCAAGCCTGCCTCGAAGGGCCCCTGGGAGCTCCCCGACGTCTCCGGTCTGGTCGTCGGTGTCCTCGGCGGCACCGGCGACCAGGGCCGCGGGCTCGCCTACCGGCTGGCCCGTGTCGGGCAGAAGGTGATCATCGGCTCCAGGGCGGCCGAGCGCGCCGAGAACGCCGCCGCCGAACTCGGCCTCGGCATCGAGGGCGCGGACAACGCCGAGTGCGCGCGGCGCAGCGACGTGGTGATCGTGGCCGTGCCGTGGGACGGTCACGCCAAGACCCTGGAGTCGCTGCGCGAGGTACTGGCCGGAAAGCTGGTCATCGACTGTGTGAACCCGCTCGGCTTCGACAAGAGGGGCGCCTACGCGCTGAAGCCCGAGGAAGGCAGCGCCGCCGAGCAGGCCGCAGCCCTGCTGCCCGACTCCCGGGTCACGGCCGCGTTCCACCACCTGTCCGCCGTGCTGCTCCAGGACGAGTCGATCGAGGAGATCGACACCGATGTGATGGTGCTGGGCGAGTCGCGTGCCGACACCGACCTGGTGCAGGCCCTCGCGGCCCGAGTCCCCGGAATGCGGGGCGTCTTCGCCGGGCGGCTGCGCAACGCGCACCAGGTCGAGTCGCTTGTCGCCAACCTGATCTCCGTGAACCGCCGCTACAAGGCCCACGCGGGCCTGCGGGTGACCGACGTCTGA
- the map gene encoding type I methionyl aminopeptidase, which yields MSGQSLLVPGELSPTRSVPGNIRRPEYVGKPMPTPYKGAEVQDAETIERMRVAGRIAAQAMEEAAKLIAPGVTTDELDRVAHEFMCDHGAYPSTLGYRGFPKSLCSSLNEVICHGIPDSTVLRDGDIVNLDVTAYIGGVHGDNNATYLCGDVDEESKLLVERTREALSRAIKAVRPGRQVNVIGRVIESYAKRFGYGVVRDFTGHGINSSFHSGLIIPHYDSPHATTVMQPGMTFTIEPMLTLGTHEYDMWDDGWTVVTKDRKRTAQFEHTLVVTGTGAEILTLP from the coding sequence ATGTCTGGCCAGTCGCTGCTCGTACCAGGGGAGCTCTCTCCCACCCGTTCCGTCCCCGGAAACATCCGGCGTCCCGAGTACGTCGGGAAGCCCATGCCGACGCCGTACAAGGGCGCGGAGGTCCAGGACGCCGAAACGATCGAGCGCATGCGCGTCGCGGGCCGCATCGCCGCGCAGGCGATGGAGGAGGCCGCGAAGCTCATCGCGCCCGGAGTGACCACGGACGAACTGGACCGGGTCGCACACGAGTTCATGTGCGACCACGGCGCCTACCCGTCCACGCTGGGCTACCGCGGCTTCCCGAAGTCCCTGTGCTCATCACTCAACGAGGTCATCTGCCACGGCATCCCGGACTCGACGGTGCTGCGGGACGGCGACATCGTGAACCTGGACGTCACCGCGTACATCGGAGGGGTGCACGGCGACAACAACGCCACCTACCTCTGCGGCGATGTCGACGAGGAGTCGAAGCTGCTGGTCGAGCGCACCAGGGAGGCGCTGAGCCGGGCGATCAAGGCGGTCCGCCCGGGGCGTCAGGTCAACGTCATCGGACGGGTCATCGAGTCGTACGCGAAGCGGTTCGGCTACGGCGTGGTCCGCGACTTCACCGGACACGGGATCAATTCCTCGTTCCACTCCGGGCTGATCATCCCGCACTACGACAGCCCGCACGCGACGACCGTCATGCAGCCGGGGATGACCTTCACCATCGAACCCATGCTGACCCTGGGCACACATGAGTACGACATGTGGGACGACGGGTGGACCGTGGTGACGAAGGACCGCAAGCGGACCGCGCAGTTCGAGCACACCCTGGTGGTGACCGGAACGGGTGCCGAGATCCTGACGTTGCCCTGA
- a CDS encoding biliverdin-producing heme oxygenase, with amino-acid sequence MDTLDTPTPFSTIIRVASHEQHTEAETSTFMSDLLGGRLGVEAFARYTEQLWFVYAALEGAAESLRADPVAGPFIQPELFRTAELERDLTHLRGPGWRAGLRALPTTAAYAARIEECARGWPAGYVAHHYTRYLGDLSGGQIIRDKAERTWGFERKGDGVRFYVFEEITNPAAFKRGYRELLDRVDADDLEKQRIVDECKRAFDFNGAVFRELEGEFPLSA; translated from the coding sequence TTGGACACGCTGGACACGCCCACGCCGTTCTCCACGATCATCCGTGTCGCCTCTCACGAGCAGCACACGGAGGCGGAGACCTCCACGTTCATGAGCGACCTGCTCGGCGGGCGACTGGGGGTGGAGGCGTTCGCGCGTTACACGGAGCAGCTGTGGTTCGTGTACGCGGCACTCGAAGGCGCGGCCGAGTCGCTCAGGGCGGACCCGGTGGCCGGCCCGTTCATACAGCCGGAGCTTTTCCGTACGGCGGAGCTGGAGCGGGACTTGACGCATCTGCGCGGACCCGGCTGGCGGGCCGGGCTGCGGGCGCTGCCCACGACGGCGGCGTACGCGGCGCGGATCGAGGAATGCGCCCGTGGCTGGCCGGCGGGTTATGTGGCCCACCACTACACCCGCTACCTCGGCGACCTGTCCGGCGGTCAGATCATCCGCGACAAGGCCGAGCGGACCTGGGGATTCGAACGCAAGGGCGACGGCGTCCGGTTCTACGTGTTCGAGGAGATCACCAACCCCGCGGCGTTCAAGCGGGGTTACCGCGAGCTGCTGGACCGGGTCGACGCGGACGACTTGGAGAAGCAGCGGATCGTGGACGAGTGCAAGCGGGCCTTCGACTTCAACGGAGCGGTGTTCCGGGAGCTGGAGGGGGAGTTTCCGCTGAGCGCATGA
- the efeO gene encoding iron uptake system protein EfeO produces MRPVRLSVVTAVTAVTALTAVTGCAEKGDAKGGHGAVSVTAKDDACEVSAKEFPAGHVQLDIENKGTKVTEVYILFPDDRIVTERENIGPGTKASLTAEVKAGEYAIACKPGMKGEGIRQQVKATGGTVAKRSPEMDKAVAAYRTYVQQQADETLPKAKVFTDAVRAGDIEAAKRAYADSRIGWERTEPVAESFGDIDPKVDLREDGVADLEPGQTWGGWHRLEKALWQEKKIGAEEKAFADTLDKDLADWVKKVGTAEITPTSMANGAKELLDEVATGKVTGEEERYSHTDLVDFKANVEGAQKSYELLKPVASKNDAKLVAELDRQFAAMNTLLDKYRADENTYVFTSYDKVTAAQRKELSDAVNALAEPLSKLAAAVVK; encoded by the coding sequence ATGCGACCCGTCCGTCTCTCAGTCGTCACCGCCGTGACCGCCGTGACCGCACTCACCGCCGTCACCGGCTGCGCCGAGAAGGGCGACGCGAAGGGCGGCCACGGCGCCGTCAGCGTCACCGCGAAGGACGACGCCTGCGAGGTGTCCGCGAAGGAGTTCCCGGCCGGGCACGTCCAGCTGGACATCGAGAACAAGGGCACCAAGGTCACCGAGGTCTACATCCTCTTCCCGGACGACCGCATCGTCACCGAGCGCGAGAACATCGGCCCCGGCACCAAGGCGAGCCTGACGGCCGAGGTCAAGGCCGGTGAGTACGCGATCGCCTGCAAGCCCGGTATGAAGGGCGAAGGCATCCGCCAGCAGGTCAAGGCCACCGGCGGCACTGTGGCGAAGCGCTCGCCGGAGATGGACAAGGCCGTCGCCGCCTACCGCACCTACGTCCAGCAGCAGGCCGACGAGACCCTGCCCAAGGCCAAGGTGTTCACCGACGCCGTACGCGCGGGCGACATCGAGGCGGCCAAGAGGGCCTACGCCGATTCCCGTATCGGCTGGGAGCGCACCGAGCCGGTCGCCGAGTCCTTCGGCGACATCGACCCGAAGGTCGACCTGCGTGAGGACGGCGTCGCCGATCTGGAGCCGGGTCAGACCTGGGGCGGCTGGCACCGCCTGGAGAAGGCGCTGTGGCAGGAAAAGAAGATCGGCGCCGAGGAGAAGGCCTTCGCCGACACCCTCGACAAGGACCTCGCGGACTGGGTGAAGAAGGTCGGCACCGCCGAGATCACCCCCACCTCGATGGCCAACGGCGCCAAGGAGCTGCTCGACGAGGTCGCGACCGGCAAGGTCACCGGTGAGGAGGAGCGCTACTCCCACACCGACCTGGTCGACTTCAAGGCGAACGTCGAGGGCGCGCAGAAGTCCTACGAGTTGCTGAAGCCGGTGGCGTCGAAGAACGACGCGAAGCTGGTCGCCGAGCTGGACAGGCAGTTCGCGGCGATGAACACGCTGCTCGACAAGTACCGCGCGGACGAGAACACCTATGTGTTCACCTCGTACGACAAGGTCACGGCGGCCCAGCGCAAGGAGCTGTCGGACGCCGTCAACGCGCTGGCCGAGCCGCTCTCGAAGCTCGCCGCAGCGGTCGTCAAGTAA
- the efeB gene encoding iron uptake transporter deferrochelatase/peroxidase subunit yields the protein MSETTKSTESAGTTGSAGTTGSAESAGTTGAGGATGSTAAVGTAVDGPNTAPSRRSLLGWGGAGLALGAAAAGGATALARGADEPVPAALSGAAVPFHGTHQAGITTAVQDRLHFAAFDVKTTDRAELIQLLKDWTRAAERMAAGRPVGDGAYGGLAEAPPDDTGEALGLKPTRLTLTIGFGPSLFDGRFGLKDSRPPALIDLPKFAGDNLDPARSGGDLCVQACADDPQVAVHAIRNLARIGFGKVTVRWSQLGFGKTSSTTPEEQTPRNMMGFKDGTRNISGTDEQALDEHVWVSEKDGPAWLAGGSYLVARRIRMNIETWDRTSLQEQEDIFGRDKGEGAPVGKAKERDEPFLPAMLPTAHVRLAHPDSNGGAKMLRRGYSFTDGTDGLGRLDAGLFFLAYQRDVAKGFVPVQRNLASDDLNEYIQHVGSALFAVPPGVRGKDDWWGRALFS from the coding sequence ATGTCCGAAACGACGAAGTCCACAGAATCCGCCGGAACCACGGGATCCGCCGGAACCACGGGATCCGCTGAATCCGCGGGAACCACCGGAGCCGGTGGCGCCACGGGCTCCACGGCTGCGGTCGGCACCGCGGTCGACGGGCCGAACACGGCGCCCTCGCGACGCTCATTGCTGGGCTGGGGCGGTGCCGGGCTCGCGCTCGGCGCCGCCGCAGCCGGCGGTGCCACCGCCCTGGCGCGCGGCGCGGACGAGCCCGTGCCTGCCGCCCTCAGCGGCGCGGCGGTGCCCTTCCACGGCACGCATCAGGCGGGGATCACGACCGCCGTGCAGGACCGGCTGCACTTCGCCGCGTTCGATGTGAAGACCACGGACCGCGCCGAGCTGATCCAGCTGCTCAAGGACTGGACCAGGGCTGCCGAGCGAATGGCTGCCGGTCGGCCGGTCGGCGATGGCGCCTACGGGGGTCTGGCCGAGGCCCCGCCGGACGACACAGGTGAGGCCCTCGGTCTGAAGCCGACCCGGCTGACCCTCACCATCGGCTTCGGACCCTCGCTCTTCGACGGCCGCTTCGGTCTGAAGGACAGCAGGCCCCCGGCGCTGATCGACCTGCCGAAGTTCGCCGGGGACAACCTTGATCCTGCCCGCAGCGGCGGTGACCTGTGCGTCCAGGCGTGCGCCGACGACCCGCAGGTGGCCGTGCACGCCATCCGCAACCTCGCCAGGATCGGCTTCGGCAAGGTCACGGTGCGCTGGTCCCAGCTCGGCTTCGGCAAGACCTCCTCCACCACCCCGGAGGAGCAGACCCCACGCAACATGATGGGCTTCAAGGACGGCACCCGGAACATCTCGGGCACCGACGAGCAGGCTCTGGACGAGCACGTGTGGGTGTCGGAGAAGGACGGTCCGGCCTGGCTGGCCGGGGGCTCCTACCTGGTCGCGCGCCGGATCCGGATGAACATCGAGACCTGGGACCGCACTTCGCTCCAGGAGCAGGAGGACATCTTCGGCCGCGACAAGGGCGAAGGCGCCCCGGTCGGCAAGGCGAAGGAGCGCGACGAGCCGTTCCTGCCCGCCATGCTGCCGACCGCGCACGTCCGGCTGGCCCATCCGGACTCCAACGGCGGGGCGAAGATGCTGCGCCGCGGCTACTCCTTCACGGACGGCACGGACGGTCTCGGCCGCTTGGACGCGGGCCTGTTCTTCCTCGCCTACCAGCGGGACGTGGCCAAGGGCTTCGTACCGGTGCAGCGCAATCTCGCGTCGGACGATCTCAACGAGTACATCCAGCACGTGGGTTCGGCGCTGTTCGCCGTCCCGCCGGGCGTCCGCGGCAAGGACGACTGGTGGGGCAGGGCACTGTTCTCGTAA
- the efeU gene encoding iron uptake transporter permease EfeU — protein sequence MFGNYLIGLREGLEASLVVCILVAYLVKTGRRDALKPIWAGIGVACALSLAFGAALEFGSQELTFEAQELLGGTLSIVAVCLVTWMVFWMRRTARHLRAELGAKLDAALEMGTGALVATAFLAVGREGLETALFVWASVRAAADQGGTSAPLTGVLLGIATAVVLGWLFYRGALRINLAKFFTWTGGMLVVVAAGVLAYGVHDLQEARFLGGLPDKAFDVSETIPPDSWYGTLLKGVFNFQPDPTVLQVTVWALYLIPALVLFLAPVGFGRSVGVEKQKATDEQAEEQAEPDGDGARGDGGGSGAVTDGERVRDGSRRAGSRTGGDDD from the coding sequence GTGTTCGGCAACTATCTGATCGGTCTGCGTGAGGGGCTCGAGGCCAGCCTGGTGGTCTGCATCCTCGTCGCCTACCTGGTGAAGACGGGTCGGCGTGACGCGCTGAAGCCGATCTGGGCCGGCATCGGCGTCGCGTGCGCGCTGTCGCTGGCGTTCGGGGCGGCACTCGAATTCGGTTCGCAGGAGCTGACGTTCGAGGCGCAGGAACTGCTCGGCGGGACCCTGTCGATCGTGGCGGTCTGCCTGGTCACCTGGATGGTGTTCTGGATGCGGCGCACCGCGCGGCACCTGAGGGCGGAGCTCGGCGCCAAGCTGGACGCCGCCCTGGAGATGGGTACGGGCGCCCTGGTCGCGACGGCGTTCCTCGCCGTCGGCCGGGAGGGCCTGGAGACCGCGCTGTTCGTGTGGGCTTCGGTACGCGCCGCGGCCGACCAGGGCGGTACGTCGGCTCCGCTGACCGGGGTGCTGCTCGGAATCGCGACGGCGGTCGTGCTGGGCTGGCTGTTCTACCGTGGCGCGCTGAGAATCAATCTGGCGAAGTTCTTCACCTGGACGGGTGGAATGCTCGTCGTGGTGGCCGCGGGCGTGCTCGCGTACGGCGTCCACGACCTGCAGGAGGCCCGTTTCCTCGGCGGTCTGCCGGACAAGGCCTTCGACGTCAGCGAGACCATACCGCCGGACAGCTGGTACGGCACCCTGCTGAAGGGGGTGTTCAACTTCCAGCCCGACCCGACCGTTCTCCAGGTCACGGTGTGGGCCCTGTATCTGATCCCGGCACTCGTGCTGTTCCTCGCCCCGGTAGGGTTCGGACGGTCAGTGGGGGTCGAGAAGCAGAAGGCAACCGATGAGCAGGCCGAAGAGCAGGCTGAGCCGGACGGTGACGGGGCTCGCGGCGACGGCGGTGGCAGTGGTGCTGTCACTGACGGCGAGCGGGTGCGTGACGGTTCACGGCGAGCTGGAAGTCGTACCGGCGGCGACGACGACTGA